Proteins found in one Labrenzia sp. VG12 genomic segment:
- a CDS encoding ceramidase domain-containing protein, with translation MSLNEQMDNYCERVGPEFWSEPLNAVTNAAFLMAALAAFLLWRRKTPEDWPALALVVIVLATGVGSFLFHTFATRWAVMADVIPIVLFIHGYLFVALVRFLGFRWWLSLGVVAVFFLATPFIGQLVSPLVGSSAGYVPALVAIFVVGAVYYRRNAGFGAQVLLTGIVFAVSLTFRTIDEPLCSQIAVGTHFLWHILNSVVLFLLLRVLILQRAG, from the coding sequence ATGTCTCTGAACGAGCAGATGGACAATTACTGTGAGCGGGTCGGGCCTGAATTCTGGTCCGAGCCGCTGAACGCGGTCACCAATGCGGCCTTTCTGATGGCCGCGCTGGCCGCCTTTCTGCTCTGGCGCCGGAAGACGCCGGAGGACTGGCCGGCCCTGGCACTTGTCGTGATTGTCCTTGCCACCGGTGTGGGTTCGTTCCTGTTTCACACCTTCGCCACGCGATGGGCGGTGATGGCGGATGTCATTCCGATCGTGCTGTTCATTCATGGCTATCTGTTTGTGGCCCTGGTGAGGTTCCTGGGTTTTCGGTGGTGGCTGTCCCTTGGCGTCGTCGCGGTGTTTTTCCTGGCAACGCCTTTCATCGGGCAACTCGTTTCGCCGCTTGTGGGATCCTCCGCCGGCTACGTGCCCGCTCTGGTGGCCATCTTTGTCGTCGGGGCAGTTTATTATCGCAGGAATGCCGGCTTTGGCGCACAGGTGCTGCTGACCGGGATCGTCTTTGCTGTCTCGCTCACCTTCCGCACGATCGACGAACCGCTGTGCAGTCAGATTGCCGTCGGCACCCATTTCCTGTGGCATATCCTGAACAGCGTCGTGCTGTTTTTGCTGTTGCGGGTTCTCATTTTGCAGCGCGCCGGGTAA
- a CDS encoding PA0069 family radical SAM protein: MGPGTSDAVTVAQDRRRGRAAALNKSGRFEPLERETFDDGWDSLDALPPLKTEVQEERARTIITRNESPDLSFDRSINPYRGCEHGCIYCFARPSHAFMGLSPGLDFETRLFAKPNAAQLLERELSRPGYSPRVIAIGTNTDPYQPLERHYKLMREILEVLDTYSHPVAIVTKSALVTRDVDILSRMAERNLVKVALSVTTLDRKLCRAMEPRASAPHKRLAAIRTLSEAGIPASVMMAPVIPALTDSEIEALLEAAADHGASEAAFILLRLPLEVSELFRDWLLRERPDRYRHVMNLIRSMRGGKDYDAKWGERMRGRGPYADQIAKRFSLAAKRFGLNLRRRKLNTGDFVPPQKGGVQLDLF; encoded by the coding sequence ATTGGCCCGGGCACTTCGGATGCGGTCACTGTGGCCCAGGACCGCCGCCGGGGGCGCGCGGCTGCTCTCAACAAGAGCGGCCGCTTCGAGCCGCTTGAACGCGAAACCTTTGACGACGGCTGGGACAGCCTGGACGCGTTGCCGCCGCTCAAAACGGAAGTTCAGGAAGAGCGTGCGCGCACGATCATCACGCGAAACGAATCGCCGGACCTTTCTTTCGACCGGTCCATCAATCCCTACCGTGGCTGCGAGCACGGCTGCATCTACTGCTTTGCCCGGCCGAGCCATGCCTTCATGGGCCTGTCCCCCGGACTGGACTTCGAAACCCGTCTCTTTGCCAAGCCCAATGCGGCCCAGCTTCTGGAGCGGGAGCTGTCGCGGCCCGGCTATTCGCCGCGCGTGATCGCCATCGGCACCAATACCGATCCCTATCAGCCCCTGGAGCGGCACTACAAGCTGATGCGCGAGATCCTGGAGGTGCTCGACACCTATTCCCACCCCGTGGCGATTGTTACCAAGTCGGCGCTGGTGACACGAGATGTCGATATCCTGTCGCGCATGGCGGAGCGCAACCTTGTCAAGGTGGCGCTTTCCGTGACCACGCTGGACCGAAAACTGTGCCGGGCAATGGAACCGCGCGCCTCTGCCCCGCACAAACGCCTGGCTGCGATCAGAACCCTGAGCGAGGCGGGTATTCCGGCCTCCGTCATGATGGCTCCGGTGATCCCTGCCCTGACCGATAGTGAAATCGAGGCCCTTCTGGAAGCCGCGGCAGATCACGGTGCGAGCGAGGCCGCCTTTATCCTGCTGCGTTTGCCGCTTGAAGTTTCGGAACTCTTCCGCGACTGGCTTTTGCGCGAACGGCCGGACCGCTACCGCCATGTGATGAACCTGATCCGCTCGATGCGCGGTGGCAAGGATTATGACGCCAAGTGGGGCGAACGGATGCGCGGGCGCGGTCCCTATGCCGACCAGATCGCCAAACGGTTTTCGCTCGCCGCCAAGCGTTTCGGCCTCAATCTTCGCCGCCGGAAACTCAACACGGGAGACTTCGTGCCGCCTCAAAAAGGCGGTGTGCAACTGGATCTCTTCTGA
- the moaB gene encoding molybdenum cofactor biosynthesis protein B — translation MSRLDDSRPFIPLNIAVLTVSDTRKLDDDRSGNTLADRLEKAGHTLADRKIVTDDVPAIQEIAGAWIADKGVDVIISTGGTGFTGRDVTPEAMEPLFEKRMDGFSEVFHRISYDKIGTSTIQSRATGGVAGATYIFVLPGSPGACKDAWDGILKWQLDYRHMPCNFVEIMPRLDEHLKRGKLQEA, via the coding sequence ATGTCCCGCCTTGATGACAGCCGCCCGTTCATTCCCCTGAACATTGCCGTTCTGACGGTGTCAGACACCCGCAAACTTGACGATGACCGATCCGGGAACACACTGGCCGACCGGCTTGAAAAGGCCGGGCACACGCTTGCCGATCGCAAGATCGTCACAGACGACGTGCCCGCCATTCAGGAGATTGCCGGGGCCTGGATCGCGGACAAGGGCGTCGATGTGATCATCTCGACCGGCGGCACGGGCTTTACCGGCCGGGACGTCACGCCGGAGGCGATGGAGCCGCTGTTCGAAAAGCGCATGGACGGGTTTTCGGAGGTGTTTCACCGGATCTCCTACGACAAGATCGGCACCTCGACGATCCAGTCCCGGGCGACCGGCGGCGTTGCCGGCGCCACCTATATCTTCGTGCTTCCCGGCTCCCCCGGTGCCTGCAAGGACGCCTGGGACGGCATCCTGAAATGGCAGCTGGACTACCGGCACATGCCCTGCAATTTCGTGGAGATCATGCCGCGGCTCGATGAACATCTGAAGCGCGGCAAGTTGCAGGAAGCCTGA
- a CDS encoding DEAD/DEAH box helicase: protein MTDFQSLGLSDGLLSAVADNGYDAPTPIQQKAIPLILAGRDLMGLAQTGTGKTAAFGLPLIDRLLAENEKAGPKGTRALILAPTRELVNQIAKNLISFLKHTPLRVASVVGGVSINGQIKRLGKGTDILVATPGRLLDLVDRRAVDLGSASYLVLDEADQMLDLGFIHALRRIAGLVSDDRQTLLFSATMPKQINELARSYLTDPERVEVSPAGKTADKITQSVHFMDRTKKSDFLVEQLQAKPDGISLVFCRTKHGAERLMRKLSQSGIAAGSIHGNKSQNQRDRAIRDLREGRINVLVATDVAARGIDIPGVSHVYNFELPEVAEAYVHRIGRTARAGAEGDAIALCAPEEIGLFRQIEKLIGIEIDVAGGEIPPMSAAAGRAKRGGGNRGGKPGGKKPFHKQSSSGDNDNKSQARRPRRRRQGGRRDAA, encoded by the coding sequence TTGACCGACTTTCAAAGCCTGGGACTTTCCGACGGCTTGCTGTCCGCTGTTGCCGACAACGGCTATGACGCGCCGACACCGATCCAGCAAAAAGCCATTCCGCTGATTCTGGCCGGCCGGGACCTGATGGGCCTGGCTCAGACCGGAACCGGCAAGACGGCAGCCTTCGGCCTGCCGCTGATCGACCGCCTGCTCGCTGAAAACGAAAAGGCCGGCCCGAAGGGCACAAGAGCCCTGATCCTGGCGCCGACCCGCGAACTGGTGAACCAGATCGCCAAGAACCTGATTTCTTTCCTGAAACACACGCCACTTCGGGTCGCGTCCGTCGTTGGCGGCGTGTCCATCAACGGCCAGATCAAACGTCTTGGCAAGGGGACCGATATCCTGGTGGCAACACCGGGAAGGCTTCTGGACCTGGTTGACCGGCGAGCTGTCGATCTTGGCAGCGCCTCCTACCTCGTGCTCGACGAGGCCGACCAGATGCTGGATCTCGGTTTCATCCATGCACTACGCCGTATCGCCGGCCTCGTCTCCGACGACCGCCAGACGCTGCTGTTCTCGGCAACCATGCCGAAACAGATCAATGAGCTGGCCAGGTCCTATCTGACGGACCCGGAAAGAGTGGAAGTCTCACCCGCCGGCAAGACCGCAGACAAGATCACCCAGTCGGTTCATTTCATGGACCGGACCAAGAAGAGCGACTTCCTGGTCGAGCAACTGCAAGCCAAGCCGGATGGAATTTCCCTGGTGTTTTGCCGCACCAAGCACGGTGCGGAACGGTTGATGCGCAAGCTGAGCCAGTCGGGCATTGCCGCCGGTTCCATTCACGGCAACAAGAGCCAGAACCAGAGGGATCGTGCGATCCGGGACCTGCGCGAAGGCCGGATCAACGTGCTTGTGGCCACCGACGTCGCTGCCCGCGGCATCGATATTCCGGGCGTCAGCCACGTTTACAATTTTGAACTGCCGGAAGTGGCCGAAGCTTATGTGCACCGGATCGGCAGAACGGCCCGTGCCGGCGCCGAGGGCGATGCAATTGCCTTGTGTGCCCCGGAGGAAATCGGCCTGTTCCGGCAGATTGAAAAGCTCATCGGCATCGAGATCGATGTGGCCGGTGGTGAGATTCCGCCGATGTCGGCGGCGGCTGGCCGGGCAAAACGCGGTGGTGGCAACCGTGGTGGCAAGCCAGGCGGCAAGAAGCCGTTCCACAAGCAGTCTTCCTCCGGAGACAACGACAACAAGTCCCAGGCGAGGCGGCCCCGTCGCCGGCGCCAGGGCGGTCGCAGGGATGCAGCCTGA
- a CDS encoding PLP-dependent aminotransferase family protein yields MTTWDSLYAKRAARMRASEIRELLKLLDRPDVISFAGGIPDQALFPAEEFKQAYEEILAGPEAGRALQYGVSEGSERLRSWIVSHMRGLGIDCGPENILVTSGSQQGLDYIGKLFLSEGDTALVQWPTYLGALQAFNAYEPTYDRLDPGTNRSAADYAARAGATGGHIKFAYLSPDFANPTGLSVDLSERRRLLSMAEELGCAIIEDSPYEALRYDGDPIDPVLALDCQASGGIENTRTLYCGSFSKSLSPGLRLGWICAASAVISRLVLIKQASDLNTPVLNQEAMARVAERCFESHTARTNTVYKSRRDAMLAALENHMPDGVRWTRPEGGMFIWVELPAGINAAELLQRSIESVGVAFVPGGAFHPDGSGGNTMRLSFSCADFQKIEEGISRLGRLITETVTSTV; encoded by the coding sequence ATGACCACCTGGGACAGTCTCTATGCCAAGCGCGCCGCGCGTATGCGCGCATCGGAAATCCGCGAATTGCTGAAGCTTCTGGACCGGCCGGATGTGATCTCCTTTGCCGGCGGCATTCCGGACCAGGCCCTGTTTCCGGCCGAAGAGTTCAAACAGGCCTATGAGGAGATCCTGGCGGGACCGGAGGCAGGCCGGGCCCTGCAATATGGTGTCAGCGAGGGCAGCGAGAGACTGCGCTCCTGGATCGTCAGCCACATGCGGGGTCTCGGGATCGACTGTGGCCCGGAAAACATCCTGGTCACGTCCGGCTCGCAGCAGGGGCTCGACTATATCGGCAAGCTGTTTCTGAGCGAGGGCGACACGGCACTGGTCCAGTGGCCGACCTATCTCGGGGCCCTGCAGGCGTTCAACGCCTATGAACCGACATACGACCGTCTCGACCCCGGCACCAACCGGTCCGCAGCGGACTATGCCGCGCGGGCCGGGGCAACCGGTGGCCACATCAAGTTTGCCTACCTGTCTCCGGATTTTGCCAATCCGACCGGCCTCTCTGTGGATCTGTCCGAACGTCGGCGCCTGTTGTCGATGGCAGAGGAGCTGGGCTGCGCGATCATCGAGGATTCGCCCTATGAAGCGCTGCGCTATGACGGCGATCCGATTGATCCGGTCCTGGCGCTCGATTGCCAGGCGTCGGGCGGTATTGAAAACACCCGCACGCTGTACTGTGGCAGCTTTTCCAAATCCCTGTCGCCCGGCCTGCGTCTCGGCTGGATCTGCGCCGCCTCGGCCGTCATCTCCAGGCTGGTCCTGATCAAGCAGGCCAGCGACCTGAACACGCCGGTCCTCAACCAGGAAGCCATGGCACGGGTCGCCGAACGGTGTTTCGAAAGCCATACGGCCCGCACCAATACCGTCTACAAGTCCAGGCGCGACGCCATGCTGGCAGCGCTTGAAAACCATATGCCGGATGGGGTTCGGTGGACCAGGCCGGAGGGAGGCATGTTCATCTGGGTGGAACTGCCTGCCGGCATCAATGCCGCAGAGCTGCTGCAGAGATCCATCGAAAGCGTTGGTGTCGCCTTCGTACCGGGCGGAGCCTTCCATCCCGATGGCAGCGGCGGCAACACGATGCGGCTCAGCTTCTCCTGCGCAGACTTTCAGAAAATCGAAGAAGGTATTTCAAGGCTCGGTCGCTTGATTACCGAAACTGTCACGTCCACGGTGTAA
- a CDS encoding NADP-dependent malic enzyme, with translation MSDNKTTESDLTEAALFYHEHPRPGKLEIQATKPLGNQRDLALAYSPGVAAPCLEIADDPAKAANYTSRGNLVAVISNGTAVLGLGNIGPLASKPVMEGKAVLFKKFAGIDVFDIEVAETDVEKFVNAVSVLEPTFGGINLEDIKAPECFMIEAQLREKMNIPVFHDDQHGTAIIVGAAVRNGLQLAGKKIEDAKIVASGAGAAALACLNMLISLGAKRENIWVTDIEGVVYEGREALMDEWKAAFSQKTDKRSLDEVIEGADVFLGLSAGGVLKPHMVEKMGHGPLILALANPNPEIMPEEAKAVRDDVVMCTGRSDYPNQVNNVLCFPYIFRGALDVGATTINEEMKRAAVEAIAGLAQEEPSDVAARAYGGKTETFGPNYLIPSPFDQRLILRIAPAVARAAMETGVATRPIEDFDAYLDRLNRFVFRSGLIMKPIIQNATKDPQRIIYAEGEDERVLRAAQVLIEDKIAKPILVGRPDVLQQRCERFGLKIRPDVDFEFINPQDDPRYREYADEYFECVGRKGMPPGAARTVVRTNQTVISALAVRRGDADAVICGLEGRFIRHLRDIKQVIGVCETAKDLSAMSLLINSQGALFLSDTFVTEDPSAEEIAEMAILAAAEIQRFGIEPKIALLSLSNFGSRDTASSRKMREALELIWERHPELEADGEMHGDSALSEHLRERVMPGSKLKGEANLLLFPNLDAANIAHNLLKVATQALHVGPILLGAAKPAHILTPSVTSRGVVNMSALASVEAQTRLAD, from the coding sequence ATGAGTGATAACAAGACCACCGAAAGCGATCTGACAGAAGCAGCCCTGTTTTATCACGAGCATCCGCGACCCGGGAAACTGGAGATCCAGGCGACCAAGCCGCTCGGCAACCAGCGAGACCTGGCACTTGCCTATTCCCCGGGTGTGGCCGCGCCCTGCCTTGAGATCGCTGACGATCCGGCAAAGGCCGCGAATTACACCTCACGCGGCAATCTGGTAGCGGTCATTTCCAACGGCACCGCCGTTTTGGGCCTTGGCAATATCGGGCCGCTTGCCTCCAAGCCGGTCATGGAAGGCAAGGCGGTTCTCTTCAAGAAATTCGCCGGTATCGACGTCTTCGACATTGAGGTGGCGGAAACCGATGTCGAGAAATTCGTCAACGCGGTCTCCGTGCTGGAGCCGACCTTCGGCGGCATCAACCTTGAGGACATCAAGGCGCCGGAATGTTTCATGATCGAGGCGCAGCTGCGCGAGAAGATGAACATTCCGGTCTTTCATGACGACCAGCACGGCACGGCCATCATCGTGGGCGCCGCGGTCCGCAACGGCCTGCAGCTGGCCGGCAAGAAGATCGAGGACGCCAAGATCGTTGCCTCCGGCGCAGGCGCGGCCGCACTGGCCTGCCTCAACATGCTGATCTCGCTGGGCGCGAAACGCGAAAACATCTGGGTGACGGATATCGAAGGTGTCGTCTATGAGGGCCGCGAAGCGCTGATGGACGAATGGAAGGCCGCCTTTTCCCAGAAGACCGACAAACGCAGCCTTGACGAGGTTATCGAGGGGGCGGACGTGTTCCTGGGTCTCTCCGCCGGCGGCGTGCTGAAACCGCATATGGTGGAAAAGATGGGCCATGGTCCGCTGATCCTGGCCCTCGCCAATCCGAATCCGGAAATCATGCCGGAAGAGGCCAAGGCAGTGCGCGATGATGTGGTCATGTGCACCGGACGGTCGGACTATCCGAACCAGGTCAACAACGTCCTGTGTTTCCCGTATATCTTCCGCGGCGCGCTTGATGTCGGTGCCACCACGATCAACGAGGAAATGAAGCGGGCTGCCGTCGAGGCGATTGCCGGCCTTGCCCAGGAAGAACCCTCCGACGTGGCTGCGCGCGCCTATGGCGGCAAGACGGAAACCTTCGGTCCGAACTACCTGATCCCGTCGCCGTTCGATCAGCGCCTGATCCTGCGCATCGCCCCGGCGGTTGCCAGGGCGGCGATGGAGACGGGTGTCGCCACGCGTCCTATCGAGGATTTCGACGCCTACCTGGACCGGCTGAACCGCTTCGTCTTCCGTTCCGGCCTGATCATGAAGCCGATCATCCAGAACGCCACAAAGGACCCGCAGCGCATCATCTATGCCGAAGGCGAGGACGAACGCGTCCTGCGCGCCGCCCAGGTGCTGATCGAAGACAAGATCGCCAAGCCGATCCTGGTCGGCCGTCCGGATGTCCTGCAGCAGCGCTGCGAGCGTTTTGGCCTCAAGATCCGTCCGGATGTGGATTTCGAGTTCATCAACCCGCAGGACGACCCGCGCTACCGGGAATATGCGGACGAGTATTTTGAATGTGTTGGCCGCAAGGGCATGCCCCCGGGAGCAGCGCGAACCGTCGTGCGCACAAACCAGACCGTGATCTCGGCGCTGGCCGTGCGCCGCGGCGATGCCGATGCGGTGATCTGCGGTCTGGAAGGCCGTTTCATCCGGCATCTGCGCGACATCAAGCAGGTGATCGGCGTGTGCGAAACGGCCAAGGATCTCTCGGCCATGTCGCTGCTGATCAACTCGCAAGGCGCGCTCTTCCTGTCCGACACGTTTGTGACCGAAGATCCCTCTGCCGAAGAGATTGCGGAAATGGCCATTCTGGCGGCCGCTGAAATTCAGCGCTTCGGCATCGAGCCGAAAATCGCACTTCTGTCCCTGTCGAATTTCGGCTCGCGCGACACCGCCTCTTCCCGCAAGATGCGTGAAGCCCTGGAGCTGATCTGGGAGCGCCACCCTGAACTGGAGGCCGACGGCGAAATGCATGGCGATTCGGCGCTCAGCGAGCACTTGCGCGAACGCGTCATGCCGGGCAGCAAGCTGAAGGGTGAAGCCAATCTGCTGCTGTTCCCCAACCTCGATGCAGCCAACATCGCCCACAATCTACTCAAGGTGGCGACCCAGGCACTCCATGTCGGCCCGATCCTGTTGGGGGCGGCCAAGCCGGCGCATATCCTGACCCCGTCGGTCACTTCCCGTGGCGTGGTCAACATGTCGGCCCTTGCCAGTGTCGAGGCGCAGACCCGCTTGGCGGACTGA
- a CDS encoding ABC transporter substrate-binding protein — MPIVNRALFRLVMIVRQRRVLTWTAGWVLPLVLFANAALARDLIILATPEEPYKFVENGVYKGIDVDVIDEVMRRLGVTYSLELIESGTRIQQEAMSGRADMLLLFSRKPERMEFLHYPEESYIDISWNFFIRATDEGKIEFRDFQDLAGLQIGITQDFSYTPAFLESGLNFQTVPRNTLQIGMLLAGRTDAVPMNTISTLYEEKKAGRLEKLSYLAKPLITKPYYNVFAKASSFPDIEGLVERYDATIRAMKADGTLDSILVRYLGERHVDKVSGGT, encoded by the coding sequence ATGCCAATTGTGAACCGTGCCCTGTTCCGCCTCGTCATGATTGTGCGTCAGCGCCGGGTGCTGACGTGGACGGCCGGCTGGGTGCTGCCTCTGGTGCTGTTTGCAAATGCTGCCCTGGCGCGTGACCTGATCATTCTGGCAACGCCGGAAGAACCTTACAAATTCGTCGAAAACGGCGTTTACAAAGGCATTGATGTCGATGTCATCGATGAGGTCATGCGGCGGCTCGGTGTGACCTATTCCCTTGAACTGATCGAGTCCGGCACGCGGATCCAGCAAGAAGCCATGTCGGGCCGTGCCGACATGCTGCTCCTGTTCTCCAGGAAGCCGGAACGGATGGAGTTCCTCCACTATCCGGAAGAAAGCTACATCGATATCAGCTGGAACTTCTTTATCCGCGCTACGGATGAGGGCAAGATCGAATTCCGCGATTTTCAGGATCTCGCCGGGCTGCAGATCGGCATCACGCAGGATTTTTCCTATACGCCCGCGTTTCTGGAATCCGGGCTGAATTTTCAGACGGTGCCGCGCAATACGCTTCAGATCGGCATGCTGCTTGCCGGACGGACAGACGCCGTACCAATGAACACGATCAGTACCCTTTATGAAGAGAAAAAGGCCGGGCGGCTGGAAAAACTGTCCTATCTGGCGAAACCGCTGATCACCAAGCCCTATTACAACGTCTTTGCCAAAGCCTCCAGCTTTCCGGACATCGAGGGCCTGGTCGAGCGCTATGACGCAACCATCCGTGCCATGAAGGCCGACGGAACCCTGGACAGCATTCTGGTGAGATATCTCGGCGAACGGCACGTGGACAAAGTCAGCGGCGGCACATGA
- a CDS encoding GNAT family N-acetyltransferase, with protein sequence MQYSIRVAEPADKAAVSDLLLKSYTALLKPAYDAVTLKEALPLITRANPELLSSGSYYVAVAPNGAITGAGGWTKHSPTGRDETTTNGNIRHFGTDPDEARKGIGRALMDRCIQEAIAAGLQELNCYSTLNGEAFYSACGFKTIEAFDVALSGGVTFPSLRMVRAL encoded by the coding sequence ATGCAGTATTCCATTCGGGTCGCGGAACCGGCGGACAAGGCGGCGGTCTCCGACCTGCTTCTCAAGAGCTATACGGCCCTGCTCAAGCCGGCCTATGACGCGGTGACGCTGAAAGAGGCGCTGCCTCTGATCACACGCGCCAATCCGGAGCTTCTATCCTCCGGCAGCTATTATGTCGCTGTGGCGCCGAACGGAGCGATCACGGGTGCCGGAGGCTGGACCAAGCATTCGCCCACGGGCCGGGACGAAACCACGACGAACGGAAACATCCGTCATTTCGGGACCGACCCGGATGAGGCCCGCAAGGGCATCGGCCGGGCGCTGATGGACCGTTGCATTCAGGAAGCCATTGCGGCCGGCCTTCAGGAACTCAATTGCTATTCGACGCTGAATGGCGAGGCCTTCTACAGCGCCTGCGGTTTCAAGACCATCGAAGCCTTTGATGTTGCCTTGTCCGGAGGGGTCACCTTCCCCTCGCTGAGGATGGTCCGCGCGCTTTAA
- a CDS encoding PQQ-dependent sugar dehydrogenase — translation MFLTPVVARPIAALALSTLVATGSAFAQSGVQTETVASGLSYPWAVAFLPDGNFLVTERDGVLKHVTAEGDQTVVDGLPEVFAQGQGGLLDVVLSPDFETDRTVYLTFSQGSPEGAGTSLFRASLQEGVAGPALVDGDTIFKGNNRAYGGRHFGSRLAFAPDGNLFMTLGDRGDGPRAQETDDHTGSVLRLTPDGDPAPGNPFLGQDGYQPEIWSIGHRNPQSAAINPASGALWTVEHGARGGDEVNIPEAGKNYGWPVISYGRHYSGGKIGEGTEKAGMEQPIHYWDPSIAPSGMAFVTSDKYPDWQGNLLVGALRGQHLARLELEGDKVVAEEQLLNALGERIRDVRQGPDGFLYVLTDSDDGQLIRLVP, via the coding sequence ATGTTCCTGACGCCCGTTGTTGCCCGCCCGATTGCCGCGCTTGCCCTGTCCACCCTTGTCGCGACCGGATCTGCGTTTGCACAGTCCGGCGTTCAGACTGAGACCGTTGCGTCCGGCCTCTCCTACCCTTGGGCCGTCGCCTTCCTGCCGGATGGCAATTTTCTGGTGACGGAACGCGACGGGGTCCTGAAACATGTGACGGCAGAAGGGGATCAGACCGTTGTCGATGGCCTTCCGGAGGTCTTTGCGCAAGGGCAGGGCGGTTTGCTTGATGTTGTGCTGAGCCCGGACTTTGAAACCGACCGGACCGTCTATCTCACCTTCTCGCAAGGTTCGCCGGAAGGCGCCGGAACCTCCCTTTTCCGGGCCAGCCTGCAAGAGGGCGTTGCCGGTCCTGCTCTCGTGGACGGTGACACCATCTTCAAGGGGAACAACCGGGCCTATGGCGGGCGCCACTTCGGGTCCCGCCTGGCCTTTGCACCGGACGGCAATCTGTTCATGACGCTTGGCGACCGGGGCGACGGTCCCAGGGCACAGGAGACGGATGATCACACCGGCTCCGTGCTCAGACTGACACCGGACGGAGACCCTGCTCCGGGCAACCCGTTCCTCGGCCAGGACGGCTACCAACCGGAGATCTGGTCGATTGGTCACCGCAATCCGCAATCTGCCGCGATCAATCCGGCAAGCGGCGCGCTCTGGACCGTTGAACACGGTGCGCGCGGCGGTGATGAGGTCAATATTCCCGAAGCCGGCAAGAACTACGGTTGGCCGGTCATTTCCTACGGGCGCCACTATTCCGGTGGCAAGATCGGGGAAGGAACCGAGAAGGCGGGCATGGAACAGCCCATCCACTATTGGGACCCGTCGATTGCACCATCCGGCATGGCCTTCGTGACCAGCGACAAGTATCCGGACTGGCAGGGGAACCTGCTGGTCGGGGCTCTGCGCGGCCAGCATCTGGCGCGTCTGGAGCTTGAAGGGGACAAGGTGGTTGCGGAAGAACAGCTGTTGAATGCACTTGGCGAACGCATCCGCGACGTGCGCCAGGGACCGGATGGCTTCCTCTATGTGCTCACCGACAGCGACGATGGCCAGCTGATCCGGCTGGTGCCCTGA
- a CDS encoding glycosyltransferase, with product MISVIFATENSEIDLVQALSALVPAAAEGIVREVIVVDAGSTDNTDKIVDAAGGRWVERRGETRSACLAYGAGLVNRGDWLLFLRPETVLEPGWHHEAQAFVERAARAPNGAGTAASFRLRYETFGLAARLSEAYASLRSQLLGMPYGNQGLLISRQFYQKLGGHRPLPELEDLDIAKRIGRGRMVFLRSAAVASGASEHNDAAARLRQAFARFCVGALRIPASVAVKVL from the coding sequence ATGATTAGTGTGATCTTCGCGACTGAAAACTCGGAAATCGACCTCGTGCAGGCCCTGTCGGCACTGGTGCCCGCGGCTGCGGAGGGTATTGTGCGGGAAGTCATCGTCGTGGACGCGGGGTCGACCGACAATACCGACAAGATCGTCGATGCAGCCGGTGGCCGCTGGGTCGAAAGGCGCGGGGAAACCCGCAGCGCATGTCTGGCGTATGGGGCCGGTCTTGTAAACCGCGGTGACTGGCTCTTGTTCCTGCGCCCGGAAACGGTCCTGGAGCCCGGTTGGCATCATGAAGCCCAGGCCTTTGTCGAGCGCGCAGCCCGCGCGCCGAACGGTGCCGGGACAGCCGCCAGCTTCAGGCTTCGGTATGAAACCTTCGGCCTTGCTGCGCGTTTGAGTGAAGCTTATGCGTCCTTGCGATCCCAGCTCCTGGGCATGCCTTACGGCAATCAGGGGCTGCTGATTTCCCGGCAATTCTATCAGAAGCTTGGCGGTCACAGGCCGCTGCCGGAGTTGGAAGATCTCGACATTGCCAAGCGCATCGGCCGCGGCCGGATGGTGTTTCTGCGCTCAGCGGCGGTTGCTTCGGGCGCGTCGGAGCACAACGACGCGGCCGCGCGCCTGCGCCAGGCCTTTGCCCGCTTTTGCGTCGGTGCGCTGCGCATTCCCGCGAGCGTGGCGGTCAAGGTTCTTTAA
- a CDS encoding chorismate mutase, which translates to MTCPKSAEDCHSKADIRTAIDALDEELLRLFACRQTYVRRMAQLKQSPDEAFDHDRIETMVAALKVKAEALGLEGDQAEAVWRTLIDWNVAFEQRTIAARLASEEQGELTEN; encoded by the coding sequence ATGACCTGTCCCAAATCTGCCGAAGACTGTCATTCGAAGGCGGACATCCGCACAGCCATCGATGCCCTGGACGAAGAGCTCTTGAGGCTCTTTGCATGCCGTCAGACCTATGTTCGCCGGATGGCGCAGCTGAAGCAAAGCCCGGACGAAGCGTTCGACCACGACAGGATCGAGACAATGGTGGCGGCCCTGAAGGTGAAGGCTGAGGCGCTCGGTCTGGAGGGAGACCAGGCGGAAGCCGTGTGGCGCACCCTGATCGACTGGAACGTGGCCTTCGAGCAGCGGACGATTGCCGCGCGCCTTGCGTCCGAGGAACAAGGCGAACTGACCGAAAATTAA